A genomic region of Alicyclobacillus sp. SO9 contains the following coding sequences:
- a CDS encoding carbohydrate ABC transporter permease, with protein sequence MLKTLRRDLPSHIFLIFLVIVSVYPFFFMLVTSVKNNAQFYKSFFGITFPLHFGNYAKAWAAVAPYMWNTAFVAIVSVSIIVVAASLAAYAFARLRFRMKGPLYIAILSLMMIPAELTLIPLFLEIKQLGLMNSLWGLILIFSAGGQAFTIFVLRQAFASLPEEIFESARIDGCSEWRAFWRIALPLAKSVIGTMAIWNLLGVWNSFLVPLVVLNNPSKYPITVGLLQFQSQFVSQIDYGPMFAGYTIAALPLIILFVFTMRMFLRGLTSSAIKF encoded by the coding sequence ATGCTCAAAACGTTACGTCGGGACTTACCAAGTCATATCTTTCTTATTTTCCTGGTTATTGTGTCCGTATACCCGTTCTTCTTCATGCTTGTCACTTCTGTGAAGAACAACGCTCAATTCTACAAGAGTTTCTTTGGCATCACGTTTCCACTTCACTTTGGGAACTATGCAAAGGCCTGGGCCGCCGTTGCACCGTACATGTGGAATACGGCTTTTGTCGCGATTGTAAGTGTCAGTATTATTGTGGTTGCGGCCTCTCTAGCAGCTTATGCTTTTGCTCGCTTACGCTTTCGCATGAAGGGCCCGCTCTACATTGCCATACTGTCGTTGATGATGATTCCTGCTGAGCTAACACTGATTCCTCTCTTTCTAGAAATCAAACAGTTGGGTTTAATGAATTCGTTGTGGGGCTTGATTCTGATTTTTTCAGCTGGCGGTCAAGCGTTTACAATTTTCGTCTTGCGCCAAGCATTCGCCTCTCTCCCAGAAGAAATCTTTGAGTCCGCACGAATCGACGGTTGTTCTGAATGGAGGGCCTTCTGGCGGATTGCGTTGCCTCTTGCCAAGTCAGTCATCGGCACAATGGCAATTTGGAACCTGCTTGGGGTGTGGAATTCGTTTCTCGTACCATTGGTCGTTTTAAATAACCCTAGTAAATATCCAATTACCGTAGGTTTGTTGCAATTTCAGAGTCAATTTGTTTCCCAGATTGACTATGGTCCCATGTTTGCTGGGTACACGATTGCCGCTCTGCCGCTTATCATCCTATTCGTCTTCACAATGAGAATGTTCTTACGCGGGTTGACTTCCAGTGCTATCAAGTTCTGA
- a CDS encoding carbohydrate ABC transporter permease, which yields MSALESDIRPVGQRTVKKKYFSFRGYGMLLPAFLLMLVFSYYPPIMAIIFSFSHWDGFNPPAFNGLQNYISVLTDHLFWISMFHLGVWSFFKLILEISIPLIVAVVIYHLKSERARYIYRVLFVIPMVVPMIVQLMVWSFIYSPQIGMLDTFLKDIGLGMLTQNWLGAPHIALYSLVFVGFPFVIPFNLLIFYAGLQNIPDSVFEASRLDGVSRIRRFFTIEVPLVLGQIKLLMILTIIGLLQNIALPLVLTNGGPGYSTYIPGLYMYFTAFTNGELGLGMAIAMILFIIVLALTLLQVKFIKPSTEFEA from the coding sequence AAAGAAAAAATACTTTTCCTTCCGAGGTTACGGGATGCTGCTTCCAGCATTTTTGTTGATGCTGGTGTTCAGTTACTATCCTCCGATAATGGCGATTATCTTTTCTTTCAGCCATTGGGATGGCTTTAATCCACCTGCCTTTAATGGGCTTCAGAACTACATTTCCGTACTAACCGACCACCTCTTCTGGATATCTATGTTTCACTTGGGTGTGTGGTCTTTCTTTAAACTGATTCTCGAGATATCGATTCCGTTGATAGTTGCGGTTGTCATATACCATTTGAAGAGTGAGCGGGCAAGGTACATCTATCGTGTGCTGTTTGTGATTCCCATGGTTGTACCAATGATAGTTCAATTGATGGTCTGGTCCTTCATTTACAGCCCTCAGATTGGCATGCTAGATACGTTTCTAAAAGATATTGGGCTTGGAATGTTAACTCAAAATTGGCTGGGAGCACCTCACATTGCCTTATATTCTCTAGTCTTTGTTGGCTTTCCCTTTGTCATTCCATTTAATTTGCTGATATTTTATGCAGGATTGCAAAACATTCCGGACAGTGTTTTCGAGGCTTCTAGACTTGATGGTGTTTCCCGTATCCGGCGTTTCTTCACGATTGAGGTTCCCTTAGTTCTGGGTCAGATTAAACTACTCATGATATTAACCATCATAGGCCTTTTACAAAACATCGCATTGCCGCTGGTTTTAACGAATGGAGGACCTGGCTATTCTACCTACATTCCAGGTTTGTATATGTACTTTACGGCGTTTACGAACGGTGAGCTCGGATTGGGTATGGCCATCGCTATGATATTATTCATCATCGTTCTTGCGCTGACGCTGCTTCAGGTGAAGTTTATTAAACCTAGTACCGAGTTTGAAGCGTAG